In a genomic window of Aquila chrysaetos chrysaetos chromosome Z, bAquChr1.4, whole genome shotgun sequence:
- the LOC121232675 gene encoding translation initiation factor IF-2-like, whose translation MATESEWSCPICCDDQDDIACRGLRGWCPGLSLDEEVLVQKLQNCLSQHTRTFVPRLITAAVRLCGWAVRQHLGQQDPRAAGGEDNGPAASPSSTASPGWTPAPHPASSSSAAGPDVEEEASTSEATLRGGPDSRPSAPVPAEQDQPQEEPGEAAAAGPSAQGCSPSAPGRGRDRLPRGPWRPPKRKASGPRDSAQPARGHPAGGTSRALSTLDSRKRK comes from the exons ATGGCCACCGAGAGCGAGTGGAGCTGCCCCATCTGCTGCGACGATCAAGACGACATCGCCT GCAGGGGCCTGCGGGGCTGGTGCCCTGGGCTCA GTCTGGACGAGGAGGTGTTGGTGCAGAAGCTGCAGAACTGCCTGTCACAACACACGCGGACATTCGTCCCCCGGCTCATCACCGCCGCCGTTCGCCTGTGCGGCTGGGCGGTCCGCCAGCACCTGGGCCAGCAGGACCCCCGCGCTGCCGGCGGGGAGGACAACggccctgcagccagccccagctccacGGCCTCCCCGGGGTGGACTCCCGCTCCCCACCCGGCCTCCTCCAGCAGCGCTGCAGGCCCCGACGTGGAAGAGGAAGCCAGCACGTCAGAGGCCACCCTCCGCGGGGGTCCCGACAGCCGCCCATCTGCGCCTGTCCCTGCAGAGCAAGATCAGCCCCAGGAGGAGCCGGGGGAGGCGGCAGCGGCAGGTccctctgcccagggctgcagcccctccGCTCCTGGCCGGGGCAGGGACCGCTTGCCCAGGGGGCCCTGGCGCCCCCCGAAGAGGAAGGCCTCCGGCCCCCGGGACTCTGCCCAGCCTGCAAGAGGCCACCCCGCCGGCGGCACTAGCAGGGCTCTGTCAACCCTTGAttcaaggaaaaggaaataa